DNA sequence from the Amycolatopsis sp. Hca4 genome:
CGCCGTCGTCTTCGGGGGTCTTGGGCGGCAGCCACGAGTTGCCGGGGACGCCCCACTTGTTGTGCTTGAGCATCTTCTTCGCCGCGCGCGCGTGCCGTCCGACCAGGCGGTCCAGGTAGAGGTACCCGTCCAGGTGATCGGTCTCGTGCTGCAGGCAGCGCGCGAAGTAGCCGGTGCCCTCGACCTCGATCGGGTTGCCGTCGAGGTCGGCGCCGGTCACCTTCGCCCACTTCGCGCGGCCCGTCGGGTACGACTCGCCGGGTGCCGAGAGGCAGCCCTCCCAGTCGTCGTCCGGGTCCGGCATGGTCTCCGGGATCTCC
Encoded proteins:
- a CDS encoding peptide deformylase, producing the protein MTIHPIVIAGEPVLHQPTREITEFDEKLRTLVDDMFETMYAAEGVGLAANQIGLDLRVFVYDCPDDEGVRHKGVVVNPKLETSEIPETMPDPDDDWEGCLSAPGESYPTGRAKWAKVTGADLDGNPIEVEGTGYFARCLQHETDHLDGYLYLDRLVGRHARAAKKMLKHNKWGVPGNSWLPPKTPEDDGAVI